The following are from one region of the Halictus rubicundus isolate RS-2024b chromosome 15, iyHalRubi1_principal, whole genome shotgun sequence genome:
- the LOC143361828 gene encoding uncharacterized protein LOC143361828, producing the protein MCCFDLEIRENHLSRPDILVFLVEEENLRRKSIRIEACIHRLSRVILHPDFFSQKLRIPLPEGLYKSLVKNCPSSINSTYKIGSSDTQFFLDVHSSTKINLDRITIATMNPIVSCPYDGTHRVKQSKLPYHLTRCKRNNNSSTFNSKVSCPFNAFHVIEEETFKSHVDDCRSNGNVKSFLHNLEPQRNVGIVPLEATRDLKVGIMKDWEEEDVETYDPWKSTETKDIIRCISGGSKAQKRAFKLAERKRLESIRKKNKFQLQQRVSSVKNPLKEYTNISQLVRNLQRMSLENFDTLLESIDMSSLRISKINNFQQYKYISHLAEGMLTQKLKELVLYCMKKEAC; encoded by the exons ATGTGCTGTTTCGATCTCGAAATACGCGAAAACCACTTATCCAGACCCGACATACTCGTGTTTCTCGTCGAAGAAGAAAACCTAAGAAGAAAAAGCATTCGAATAGAAGCCTGCATTCACAGACTGTCGCGTGTCATTTTACAT ccagactttttttctcaaaaattaagGATCCCTCTACCGGAGGGCTTATACAAATCGCTCGTGAAAAATTGTCCTTCATCGATAAATAGCACATACAAGATCGGAAGCAGCGACACGCAGTTCTTCCTGGACGTTCACAGTTCAACAAAG ATTAATTTAGATCGCATAACCATCGCGACGATGAATCCAATAGTTTCGTGTCCTTACGATGGAACGCATCGAGTTAAACAAAGCAAATTGCCGTATCATCTTACACGTTGCAAGCGGAACAACAATTCGTCAACATTTAATTCAAAAGTATCCTGCCCCTTCAATGCGTTCCATGTTATTGAGGAAGAAACTTTTAAg agtCATGTTGACGATTGCAGAAGTAATGGAAATGTAAAAagttttttacataatttagaACCGCAGAGAAATGTGGGCATAGTACCTCTAGAAGCAACGAGGGACTTAAAAGTGGGCATAATGAAAGATTGGGAGGAG GAAGATGTAGAAACGTACGATCCTTGGAAAAGTACTGAGACAAAGGATATAATACGTTGCATATCAGGAGGTTCTAAAGCGCAAAAAAGAGCATTCAAATTAGCTGAACGAAAAAGACTAGAGTCTATTcgtaagaaaaataaattccaacTACAACAGAGAGTTTCCTCTGTTAAGAATCCCTTGAAAGAGTATACGAATATTTCACAACTGGTTAGAAATCTCCAAAGGATGTCTCTGGAGAACTTTGATACTTTATTGGAAAGTATTGATATGAGTAGTTTACGCATtagtaaaattaacaatttccaaCAATATAAATACATCTCGCATCTCGCAGAAGGG ATGTTGACACAGAAGCTCAAGGAATTGGTGTTGTACTGTATGAAGAAAGAAGCATGTTAA
- the LOC143361826 gene encoding uncharacterized protein LOC143361826 isoform X2 produces MESESTVMLESCGEDSILMQTMKNMVTENVRAELESEEDGFFVVTDVEDAQQNVIEVCNEESAITENEERVSWLNLCRVCANTNDHLIPIFEGEGLQHDLCSKIHKYLPIHISETDVLPLQLCYHCAATLLAWHELLEGCLTAERRLLEMQETLQEKQCSEGLEVSVDTTMSNIAESLHQEQETVKDEDCGEVADNDINRWKNQPEDRTRLPTVDNETNAEEVEYVQCTQCDVVFVNLKYFVEHMNTVHQTEVHYCQYCKLMYHGQDKDFNEHMLMHGDCEESPNVLTEDEPSEPRDPLKIEISRDLEPVEACFTCNLCDRSFAKKSELKKHINRHSDANRIQNPDETELVNSAKMMINDRVTYKCHTCGKAIFTKRGFLRHIRVHSDKRPCRCDQCGKSYRIEQDLARHVRDVHEGLKKYACDICGRAFANKGAKDDHRRIHTGERPYACEHCPKMFRTLNSIYIHNRVHTDYKPHKCSYCGKHFRSKQRLTHHETTHTGIKAFACEICGKTFSVKGEVVRHRAIHNEEKPFDCKCGMKFGQKRYLRNHIKQHHKEASSWLLEELLGNN; encoded by the exons ATGGAATCTGAAAGCACTGTCATGCTAGAATCATGCGGAGAGGATTCAATTTTAATGCAAACTATGAAGAACATGGTCACAGAGAATGTGCGTGCGGAGTTGGAAAGTGAGGAAGACGGATTTTTTGTTGTGACCGATGTGGAAGACGCACAACAGAATGTAATAGAAGTGTGCAATGAAGAGTCGGCTATAACTGAGAACGAGGAACGAGTATCATGGTTGAATTTGTGCAGAGTCTGTGCCAACACCAATGATCATTTGATTCCGATATTCGAAGGAGAAGGTTTGCAGCACGACCTGTGTAGTAAAATACACAAATATTTACCTATACAT ATATCTGAAACAGATGTGCTTCCATTGCAGTTGTGTTATCACTGTGCTGCTACCTTGTTAGCATGGCACGAACTTTTAGAAGGATGTTTAACGGCAGAAAGGCGGTTGTTAGAGATGCAAGAAACTCTGCAGGAGAAGCAG TGCTCGGAAGGCCTAGAAGTATCGGTAGACACTACTATGTCTAACATAGCAGAATCTTTG CATCAAGAGCAGGAAACTGTAAAGGACGAAGATTGTGGGGAAGTGGCTGATAATGATATTAACAG GTGGAAGAACCAGCCCGAAGACCGTACACGGTTACCGACCGTCGATAACGAAACAAACGCCGAGGAGGTAGAGTATGTCCAGTGCACGCAGTGCGACGTCGTCTTCGTCAACTTGAAATACTTCGTAGAGCACATGAACACCGTGCACCAGACCGAGGTGCATTACTGCCAGTATTGCAAGCTGATGTACCACGGTCAGGACAAAGACTTCAACGAGCACATGTTGATGCACGGCGACTGCGAGGAATCGCCTAACGTCCTAACCGAAGACGAACCGTCGGAGCCGAGGGATCCATTGAAAATCGAGATCTCGCGCGACCTTGAACCCGTCGAGGCCTGCTTCACCTGTAACCTGTGCGACAGGAGCTTCGCGAAGAAGTCCGAGCTGAAGAAGCACATAAACAGACATTCCGATGCGAACCGGATCCAGAACCCGGACGAGACCGAGCTGGTGAACAGCGCGAAGATGATGATCAACGACCGCGTCACCTACAAGTGCCATACATGCGGCAAAGCGATATTCACGAAACGGGGCTTTCTGCGACACATACGCGTGCACTCCGACAAACGACCTTGCAGATGCGACCAATGCGGAAAGTCGTATCGGATCGAGCAAGACCTGGCAAGACACGTCAGGGACGTTCACGAGGGCCTGAAGAAGTACGCTTGCGACATCTGCGGCCGCGCGTTCGCCAACAAAGGGGCCAAGGACGATCATCGAAGGATCCACACCGGTGAACGACCGTACGCCTGCGAACACTGTCCGAAAATGTTCCGTACCCTGAACTCCATCTACATTCACAATCGCGTGCACACCGACTATAAGCCGCATAAATGCTCCTACTGCGGCAAACACTTCAGGAGCAAACAGAGGTTGACGCATCACGAGACAACGCACACGGGGATCAAAGCATTCGCCTGCGAGATATGCGGGAAAACGTTCTCCGTTAAAGGCGAGGTCGTCAGACACCGTGCGATACACAACGAGGAGAAACCGTTCGACTGCAAGTGCGGCATGAAATTCGGACAGAAACGATACCTGAGGAACCATATAAAGCAGCATCACAAAGAGGCGTCCTCTTGGCTACTCGAGGAACTCTTAGGAAATAATTGA
- the LOC143361826 gene encoding uncharacterized protein LOC143361826 isoform X4: MESESTVMLESCGEDSILMQTMKNMVTENVRAELESEEDGFFVVTDVEDAQQNVIEVCNEESAITENEERVSWLNLCRVCANTNDHLIPIFEGEGLQHDLCSKIHKYLPIHISETDVLPLQLCYHCAATLLAWHELLEGCLTAERRLLEMQETLQEKQCSEGLEVSVDTTMSNIAESLHQEQETVKDEDCGEVADNDINRCRDRPRAVSNADSVGRTGQPKKTARSGRKRRMVEECEELERSKIRKNNGVTCYRCDDCGKMLSTAYNLMTHRNTHTGKRPYACQVCEKSFCSASGLNRHTRDVHDGIKRFACDICGRCLASKVSRDEHRRTHTGERPHVCETCGKSFKQKASLHVHRLFHSKLPRHRCPSCDRCFPRKQELDKHVQGRHGRIDQRPYGCEVCDERFLSNSCLSRHKRVHEGRGKPYVCPVCDARFGQERYLKSHARNYHRPPSVSLE; this comes from the exons ATGGAATCTGAAAGCACTGTCATGCTAGAATCATGCGGAGAGGATTCAATTTTAATGCAAACTATGAAGAACATGGTCACAGAGAATGTGCGTGCGGAGTTGGAAAGTGAGGAAGACGGATTTTTTGTTGTGACCGATGTGGAAGACGCACAACAGAATGTAATAGAAGTGTGCAATGAAGAGTCGGCTATAACTGAGAACGAGGAACGAGTATCATGGTTGAATTTGTGCAGAGTCTGTGCCAACACCAATGATCATTTGATTCCGATATTCGAAGGAGAAGGTTTGCAGCACGACCTGTGTAGTAAAATACACAAATATTTACCTATACAT ATATCTGAAACAGATGTGCTTCCATTGCAGTTGTGTTATCACTGTGCTGCTACCTTGTTAGCATGGCACGAACTTTTAGAAGGATGTTTAACGGCAGAAAGGCGGTTGTTAGAGATGCAAGAAACTCTGCAGGAGAAGCAG TGCTCGGAAGGCCTAGAAGTATCGGTAGACACTACTATGTCTAACATAGCAGAATCTTTG CATCAAGAGCAGGAAACTGTAAAGGACGAAGATTGTGGGGAAGTGGCTGATAATGATATTAACAG GTGTAGAGATCGACCGCGAGCGGTTTCGAACGCTGATTCGGTGGGTCGCACCGGTCAACCAAAAAAGACTGCTCGATCGGGTCGAAAGAGACGCATGGTGGAGGAGTGCGAGGAGCTGGAACGCTCGAAAATTAGGAAGAACAACGGGGTGACCTGTTACAGATGCGACGATTGTGGGAAAATGTTGTCCACGGCGTACAACTTGATGACCCATCGAAATACTCATACCGGGAAGAGACCGTACGCGTGTCAGGTCTGCGAGAAAAGCTTCTGCTCGGCGTCCGGTTTGAACAGACACACGCGCGACGTCCACGATGGAATCAAGCGATTCGCCTGCGACATATGCGGCCGTTGCCTGGCCTCGAAAGTATCGCGAGACGAGCACAGACGCACCCACACCGGGGAAAGACCGCACGTTTGCGAGACCTGCGGGAAATCGTTCAAACAGAAGGCATCTCTGCACGTTCACAGACTGTTCCATTCGAAACTGCCCCGACACCGATGCCCCTCGTGCGACCGTTGCTTTCCGCGAAAGCAGGAATTAGATAAGCACGTTCAAGGCCGCCACGGTCGGATCGACCAAAGGCCGTACGGCTGCGAGGTCTGCGACGAACGGTTCTTAAGCAACAGCTGCCTGAGCCGTCATAAACGGGTCCACGAGGGTCGCGGGAAGCCGTACGTTTGTCCCGTATGCGACGCGAGATTCGGCCAGGAGCGTTACCTGAAGAGCCACGCGAGGAACTACCATCGGCCCCCATCGGTTTCGCTGGAATGA
- the LOC143361826 gene encoding uncharacterized protein LOC143361826 isoform X1 — MESESTVMLESCGEDSILMQTMKNMVTENVRAELESEEDGFFVVTDVEDAQQNVIEVCNEESAITENEERVSWLNLCRVCANTNDHLIPIFEGEGLQHDLCSKIHKYLPIHISETDVLPLQLCYHCAATLLAWHELLEGCLTAERRLLEMQETLQEKQCSEGLEVSVDTTMSNIAESLHQEQETVKDEDCGEVADNDINRFGLPRKKSLAAYCSWHMTATRSNNIIQTNNKCTAPQKLVEAGLATRRTCKEEESTDSSGDSDSSDMPDATPMLPSKDVERPRDNGPQRCATCQRSFKRRCHLARHAAKCSNSVDSIEGRESISKDSDKNETETEAEINDERENWTLYKKCKRKRHETHPCMYCDYVSKKKKLLEVHLKESHSEFVSEKNRKLRCADRELVTRARMEVDGRVYYHCDQCGKNLYSPYTFFWHVRIHTGERSYTCHLCGKQFRVNQGLARHLKDTHAGIKNFPCDICGRMFTTKRNAEDHRRIHTGERPYVCNVCGKSFKQKASLFVHNRTHTDVFPFKCNYCGQSFRTRPPLAVHITKHTGEKPHACDICGRRFRIKYELKRHRLIHFDEKPWQCNECDLSFRQKRYLVNHKKINHGSS, encoded by the exons ATGGAATCTGAAAGCACTGTCATGCTAGAATCATGCGGAGAGGATTCAATTTTAATGCAAACTATGAAGAACATGGTCACAGAGAATGTGCGTGCGGAGTTGGAAAGTGAGGAAGACGGATTTTTTGTTGTGACCGATGTGGAAGACGCACAACAGAATGTAATAGAAGTGTGCAATGAAGAGTCGGCTATAACTGAGAACGAGGAACGAGTATCATGGTTGAATTTGTGCAGAGTCTGTGCCAACACCAATGATCATTTGATTCCGATATTCGAAGGAGAAGGTTTGCAGCACGACCTGTGTAGTAAAATACACAAATATTTACCTATACAT ATATCTGAAACAGATGTGCTTCCATTGCAGTTGTGTTATCACTGTGCTGCTACCTTGTTAGCATGGCACGAACTTTTAGAAGGATGTTTAACGGCAGAAAGGCGGTTGTTAGAGATGCAAGAAACTCTGCAGGAGAAGCAG TGCTCGGAAGGCCTAGAAGTATCGGTAGACACTACTATGTCTAACATAGCAGAATCTTTG CATCAAGAGCAGGAAACTGTAAAGGACGAAGATTGTGGGGAAGTGGCTGATAATGATATTAACAG GTTTGGTCtacctcggaagaaatcccTCGCGGCATACTGCTCGTGGCATATGACAGCGACGCGCTCGAATAATATTATTCAGACCAATAACAAATGTACAGCTCCGCAGAAACTCGTCGAGGCTGGACTCGCGACGAGGCGAACTTGCAAAGAAGAGGAGAGCACGGACTCGTCCGGCGATTCCGATAGCTCGGACATGCCTGATGCGACACCCATGCTTCCTTCCAAAGACGTAGAACGTCCGCGGGACAACGGTCCTCAGAGGTGCGCGACATGTCAGAGAAGCTTTAAAAGACGGTGTCACCTGGCCCGACACGCGGCCAAATGTTCAAACAGCGTGGACAGTATTGAAGGTCGCGAAAGTATATCAAAGGACTCGGACAAGAACGAGACCGAGACTGAGGCCGAGATCAACGACGAAAGGGAAAACTGGACACTGTACAAGAAGTGCAAGAGGAAGCGTCACGAGACGCACCCGTGCATGTACTGCGACTACGTCTCCAAGAAGAAGAAGCTGCTGGAGGTGCACTTGAAGGAGTCGCATTCGGAATTCGTCAGCGAGAAAAATCGGAAACTGAGATGCGCTGACAGAGAGCTGGTGACCCGTGCCAGGATGGAGGTCGACGGCAGAGTGTACTACCATTGCGACCAATGCGGGAAAAATCTGTACTCGCCGTACACGTTCTTCTGGCACGTGCGAATACACACTGGCGAACGGTCCTACACGTGCCACCTGTGCGGCAAACAGTTCCGCGTGAACCAGGGCCTGGCAAGACACCTCAAGGACACCCACGCCGGAATAAAGAACTTCCCCTGCGACATCTGCGGCCGGATGTTCACCACGAAACGCAACGCGGAGGACCACAGACGCATACATACCGGTGAACGGCCGTACGTCTGCAACGTCTGCGGAAAATCGTTCAAACAGAAGGCCTCGCTGTTCGTGCACAATCGAACGCACACCGACGTGTTTCCGTTCAAGTGCAACTACTGCGGTCAAAGCTTCCGCACGAGGCCACCGCTCGCGGTTCACATAACGAAACACACCGGCGAGAAACCGCACGCGTGCGACATTTGCGGCCGACGTTTCCGCATCAAGTACGAGCTGAAGCGACACCGGCTGATACACTTCGACGAGAAACCGTGGCAGTGCAACGAGTGCGACCTCTCGTTCCGACAGAAACGATACTTGGTTAATCATAAGAAGATCAATCACGGCTCGAGCTGA
- the LOC143361826 gene encoding uncharacterized protein LOC143361826 isoform X3: protein MESESTVMLESCGEDSILMQTMKNMVTENVRAELESEEDGFFVVTDVEDAQQNVIEVCNEESAITENEERVSWLNLCRVCANTNDHLIPIFEGEGLQHDLCSKIHKYLPIHISETDVLPLQLCYHCAATLLAWHELLEGCLTAERRLLEMQETLQEKQCSEGLEVSVDTTMSNIAESLHQEQETVKDEDCGEVADNDINRSSSMRTPFKVFLDMQNVFRKTNRIKYQLRERKPADSGDCDSVWISVVNSPLDQSAITEQLQNNDADTKEEAVSRLYDTNGLEKLSSEDEGKLIGAQNERNAEKRIRGKWCKLCDVRNTGGACEHAKQRATVEVQESYQCVECSKCFKLKDSYLRHMRIHRDERPFTCHVCGKQFRDSGGLSRHLKDVHAKLKNFTCDICGKSFASKATRDDHRRTHTGERPYICDSCGKTFKSKASLYIHSKLHTNEFPHPCSYCNKKFRRRQEMLTHVTTHTGEKNYGCDVCSKRFRVKSELVRHKLIHSENKPFVCVKCGLTFRQKRYLNNHVKSRHVETLRAC from the exons ATGGAATCTGAAAGCACTGTCATGCTAGAATCATGCGGAGAGGATTCAATTTTAATGCAAACTATGAAGAACATGGTCACAGAGAATGTGCGTGCGGAGTTGGAAAGTGAGGAAGACGGATTTTTTGTTGTGACCGATGTGGAAGACGCACAACAGAATGTAATAGAAGTGTGCAATGAAGAGTCGGCTATAACTGAGAACGAGGAACGAGTATCATGGTTGAATTTGTGCAGAGTCTGTGCCAACACCAATGATCATTTGATTCCGATATTCGAAGGAGAAGGTTTGCAGCACGACCTGTGTAGTAAAATACACAAATATTTACCTATACAT ATATCTGAAACAGATGTGCTTCCATTGCAGTTGTGTTATCACTGTGCTGCTACCTTGTTAGCATGGCACGAACTTTTAGAAGGATGTTTAACGGCAGAAAGGCGGTTGTTAGAGATGCAAGAAACTCTGCAGGAGAAGCAG TGCTCGGAAGGCCTAGAAGTATCGGTAGACACTACTATGTCTAACATAGCAGAATCTTTG CATCAAGAGCAGGAAACTGTAAAGGACGAAGATTGTGGGGAAGTGGCTGATAATGATATTAACAG GTCCAGTAGTATGCGGACACCATTTAAGGTGTTCTTAGACATGCAGAATGTATTTCGGAAGACAAACAGAATAAAATACCAACTGCGAGAAAGAAAGCCTGCGGACAGCGGGGATTGCGATTCGGTGTGGATCAGCGTCGTGAACTCGCCGCTCGATCAGTCTGCGATCACTGAGCAACTGCAAAATAACGATGCCGACACGAAGGAAGAGGCTGTATCCCGGCTGTACGACACGAACGGTTTAGAGAAACTGAGTTCGGAAGACGAGGGCAAACTGATCGGCGCTCAGAATGAGAGGAACGCCGAGAAAAGGATTAGGGGAAAGTGGTGCAAGCTATGCGACGTTCGAAACACCGGAGGAGCTTGCGAGCATGCGAAACAGAGAGCCACCGTCGAGGTTCAGGAGTCGTATCAATGCGTCGAGTGCAGCAAATGCTTTAAACTGAAGGATTCGTATCTGAGGCACATGAGGATCCATAGGGACGAGAGACCGTTCACTTGCCACGTATGCGGAAAACAATTTCGCGACTCGGGTGGCCTGTCCAGGCACCTGAAGGACGTGCACGCGAAACTGAAAAACTTCACCTGCGACATCTGCGGGAAATCGTTCGCCTCGAAGGCCACCAGGGATGATCATCGCAGAACGCACACAGGAGAAAGACCGTACATCTGCGACTCCTGCGGAAAAACCTTCAAGTCGAAGGCCTCCCTttacattcacagtaaactgCACACGAACGAATTTCCGCATCCGTGTTCCTATTGCAACAAAAAGTTCCGTCGCAGGCAGGAGATGCTGACCCACGTGACCACTCACACCGGCGAGAAGAACTACGGTTGCGACGTCTGTTCGAAACGGTTCCGGGTGAAATCAGAACTCGTTAGGCACAAGCTGATCCACTCCGAAAACAAGCCGTTCGTTTGCGTGAAATGCGGCCTCACTTTCCGACAGAAACGATATCTGAACAATCACGTTAAAAGCAGACACGTTGAAACACTGCGAGCAtgctaa
- the Sf3b2 gene encoding splicing factor 3B subunit 2 — MENIPGSENQQMPHPMPPMMNMPPNSNHGVPPGMEPPKILPSLLSLKVSPPSELQNQNSVDDGGREADGDSMKLPAALEQALAFKTERAKEVGADPNDIVSLEKSSNHETVGEEVTQLDDVIVEPESTTEKTDSKANKTKKKKKKKRKKHNINKESENKKDDIENSKPKDHMPEIEYIQEIPSINDLEPMYRQFARIFEAFKLTEPEPKSAEADKGEPIGQYPPVTNLQTTGTIPSKVPPLDDFDDDANQQQQQQGTGENGAPRLSKRKLKRLTRLSVAELKQLVGRPDVVEMHDVTARDPKLLVQLKAHRNTVPVPRHWCFKRKYLQGKRGIEKPPFDLPDFIKRTGITEMRASLQERDDTRTLKAKMRERARPKLGKIDIDYQKLHDAFFKWQTKPRMTIHGDLYYEGKEFETRLKEKKPGELSDELRTALGMPVGPNCHKVPPPWLIAMQRYGPPPSYPNLKIPGLNAPIPEGCAFGYHAGGWGKPPVDETGRPLYGDVFGISRAPGGDAMDEEIDRGMWGEPESESSGDEDEDEDAEEGGEGEGEGKDADGDASGLVTPGAEGLITPSGITSIPAGLETPETIELRKKKIESEMEGGDTPALYTVLQERRTEGLGASMMGSTHVYDMTGAAGGQAPPSVIAARRGVSGTTSDGRTEKDGAVELALDPSELDLDSEAMASRYEETMRSRQAHLRREDLSDMLQDHVQRQKSKRKRQQGQDSKASKKYKEFKF; from the exons ATGGAAAATATACCAGGAAGTGAG AATCAACAAATGCCTCATCCAATGCCTCCAATGATGAATATGCCACCAAACAGTAACCACGGAGTTCCTCCAGGAATGGAGCCACCTAAAATTTTACCTAGTTTATTAAGCTTGAAGGTCAGTCCACCCAGCGAATTACAAAATCAAAATTCAGTGGACGACGGAGGAAGAGAAGCGGATGGTGATTCGATGAAATTACCTGCAGCTTTAGAACAGGCTCTAGCTTTCAAAACTGAGAGAGCTAAAGAGGTAGGAGCAGATCCTAACGATATagtttcattagaaaaatcatCTAATCACGAAACTGTAGGGGAAGAGGTAACACAATTAGATGACGTAATAGTTGAACCTGAATCGACAACAGAAAAAACAGACTCTAAGGCTAACAAAactaaaaagaagaagaagaaaaaaaggaagaagcACAATATAAACAAAGAGTCCGAAAATAAAAAGGATGATATAGAAAACTCCAAGCCCAAAGACCATATGCCAGAGATCGAGTACATTCAGGAGATTCCAAGTATCAACGATTTGGAACCAATGTACCGCCAATTCGCTAGAATTTTCGAAGCATTTAAACTAACCGAACCTGAACCAAAATCTGCAGAAGCAGACAAGGGTGAACCAATAGGACAGTATCCTCCGGTAACAAATTTACAAACAACAGGAACCATACCCAGTAAGGTGCCACCTTTGGATGATTTCGACGACGACGCGAatcaacaacaacagcagcagggAACAGGAGAGAACGGTGCACCACGTCTctcgaaaagaaaattaaagagGCTAACGCGTTTGAGCGTGGCGGAACTGAAGCAACTGGTGGGACGTCCTGATGTTGTCGAGATGCACGACGTTACAGCTAGGGACCCGAAACTTCTTGTACAATTGAAAGCCCATCGCAACACGGTACCCGTGCCGAGACACTGGTGTTTTAAACGTAAATACCTTCAGGGTAAACGTGGTATCGAGAAGCCTCCTTTCGACTTACCAGATTTCATAAAGCGTACAGGTATCACAGAGATGAGAGCGAGTCTTCAAGAACGAGACGACACGCGTACACTGAAAGCTAAAATGAGGGAAAGAGCTAGGCCGAAGCTTGGTAAAATAGACATTGACTACCAGAAGTTGCACGACGCGTTCTTCAAGTGGCAAACGAAGCCTCGTATGACTATTCACGGTGATCTATATTACGAGGGCAAAGAATTCGAAACCCGTTTGAAGGAGAAGAAACCCGGAGAACTATCCGACGAATTGCGCACCGCACTTGGTATGCCGGTGGGACCGAATTGTCATAAAGTACCACCGCCGTGGTTGATCGCCATGCAACGTTACGGTCCGCCGCCGAGTTATCCTAACTTAAAAATACCCGGTTTGAATGCGCCGATACCGGAAGGATGCGCGTTCGGGTACCACGCCGGTGGCTGGGGAAAGCCGCCCGTTGACGAAACAGGTCGGCCTTTGTACGGAGACGTGTTCGGGATCTCTCGAGCACCGGGTGGAGATGCCATGGACGAGGAGATCGACAGAGGGATGTGGGGCGAACCTGAATCAGAATCCTCTGgagacgaggacgaggacgaggacgcgGAGGAAGGTGGAGAAGgcgagggagaaggaaaggacGCGGACGGAGATGCTAGTGGATTGGTTACACCCGGCGCGGAAGGTTTGATCACGCCAAGTGGAATCACATCGATCCCCGCGGGCCTGGAGACACCGGAAACGATAGAGTTAAGGAAGAAGAAGATCGAGAGCGAAATGGAAGGAGGAGACACGCCTGCTTTGTACACAGTTCTGCAAGAACGACGAACAGAGGGTCTAGGAGCTAGCATGATGGGTAGCACGCATGTATACGATATGACCGGTGCAGCAGGAGGTCAAGCACCACCATCTGTGATTGCCGCACGTCGTGGAGTCAGTGGGACAACGTCCGATGGAAGAACAGAGAAAGATGGGGCCGTTGAACTGGCTTTGGATCCAAGCGAACTGGATCTAGACTCCGAAGCGATGGCCTCCCGGTACGAAGAAACTATGCGGTCGCGACAGGCTCATTTGAGGAGAGAAGACTTATCGGACATGCTTCAGGATCATGTGCAACGACAGAAA AGCAAACGCAAACGGCAACAAGGTCAAGACTCGAAAGCTTCTAAGAAGtataaagaatttaaattttaa